A genomic stretch from Aquificaceae bacterium includes:
- a CDS encoding energy transducer TonB encodes MSYRLRAYVGSLFLHLLFLLIILLLSGMNLQNAKRPLEIDLSLMEFERRVTEVKAPEKEHTEKHRKEDRMVSKAPERLPAINQPSASRKPSPAQEAKPAQEKEESSTLQPSDIGTYSSAPSQPSTASAVPSGQINQTNTTETKAGAGKTGEEFPHKTDTSSSLQQQRDQYLKEKLSVISQIVQKNISYPPIARRMGWEGRVVLIIRLCEDGTLKEVKVAESSGYEVLDKNAMETVRKVAHLFPKPPVEVLVRLPVNYRLE; translated from the coding sequence ATGAGCTACAGGCTCAGAGCCTATGTTGGCTCGCTTTTCCTTCATCTTCTTTTTTTACTTATAATTCTCCTTCTTTCGGGCATGAACCTTCAGAACGCAAAGAGACCCCTTGAGATTGACCTCAGTCTTATGGAGTTTGAAAGGAGAGTGACAGAGGTTAAAGCTCCAGAAAAGGAGCACACGGAAAAGCACAGGAAGGAAGACAGAATGGTCTCAAAAGCTCCTGAAAGGTTGCCAGCCATAAACCAGCCCTCAGCCTCTCGTAAACCATCTCCAGCACAAGAGGCTAAGCCCGCTCAGGAAAAAGAAGAAAGTTCCACACTCCAGCCATCAGATATCGGCACATACTCCTCAGCACCTTCTCAGCCCTCAACTGCTTCAGCTGTGCCTTCTGGTCAGATTAATCAGACTAACACCACAGAGACCAAGGCAGGTGCAGGAAAAACTGGAGAGGAGTTTCCCCACAAAACAGACACTTCATCTTCTCTCCAGCAACAGAGGGACCAGTATCTGAAGGAGAAACTCTCTGTAATTTCCCAGATAGTGCAGAAAAATATAAGCTACCCGCCCATAGCACGCCGGATGGGTTGGGAGGGAAGGGTGGTTTTGATTATCAGACTTTGCGAGGATGGAACACTTAAGGAGGTAAAGGTAGCAGAAAGCTCAGGCTACGAAGTGCTGGACAAAAACGCAATGGAAACGGTCAGAAAGGTGGCACACCTCTTCCCAAAGCCACCGGTGGAGGTGCTTGTCAGATTGCCGGTGAATTACAGGTTAGAGTAG
- a CDS encoding NADP-dependent isocitrate dehydrogenase — protein MKWDNVYAWEGGARVPQEGQFIRLREDKSLEVPHNPIIPYIEGDGIGPEIAPAMIHVVNTAVERAYRGSRRIHWVEVLAGDKAEEKTGNRMPEETLELLKQAIVSIKGPLGTPVGKGGKSLNAILRQSMDFYSAIRPVYWLGQPAPIPNPERVNVAVFRENSDDVYMSIEYMPKAENTQKVREFFIREMGVSEYALPEDCGITVKPMSEYKTKRHVRKALRWALENNKKVVAVVGKGNIMKATEGAFMNWAFEVAKEPEFEGRVITDGEPQDGQVKMVKVITDQMLMQLVLKPEAYDVIITQNLNGDYISDLASALVGGPGFVPSGNIGDGYALFESTHGTAYDIAGKGVANPLSITLSGAMMLEYLGWKEAAELIYDAVRRAIGDRLGTPDIANGFRKMGMEAKELSTMKFAEAIAERIGQ, from the coding sequence ATGAAGTGGGATAATGTCTACGCATGGGAAGGCGGAGCAAGAGTTCCGCAAGAAGGGCAGTTTATAAGGCTCAGAGAAGACAAAAGCCTTGAGGTTCCCCACAATCCCATAATTCCCTACATAGAGGGGGATGGTATAGGTCCTGAGATTGCCCCGGCGATGATACACGTGGTGAACACCGCGGTGGAGAGGGCATACAGAGGGAGCAGAAGAATACACTGGGTGGAGGTGCTTGCCGGAGACAAGGCGGAAGAAAAGACGGGCAACCGCATGCCCGAGGAGACCCTTGAACTGCTAAAACAGGCAATAGTTTCCATAAAGGGACCCCTCGGCACCCCTGTGGGCAAAGGGGGAAAGTCTCTGAATGCCATCCTTCGCCAGTCCATGGACTTTTATTCTGCCATTAGACCCGTCTACTGGCTGGGTCAGCCCGCACCCATACCAAACCCCGAGAGGGTAAATGTGGCGGTCTTTAGGGAAAACTCCGACGACGTTTACATGAGCATAGAATACATGCCAAAGGCGGAAAATACCCAGAAGGTGAGGGAGTTTTTCATAAGGGAGATGGGAGTCTCCGAGTATGCCCTGCCCGAGGACTGCGGGATAACGGTAAAGCCCATGAGCGAATACAAGACAAAAAGGCATGTGCGTAAGGCTCTGCGGTGGGCTCTGGAGAACAACAAAAAGGTGGTGGCGGTGGTTGGCAAGGGCAACATAATGAAGGCGACAGAAGGCGCCTTTATGAACTGGGCTTTTGAGGTGGCAAAGGAGCCGGAGTTTGAGGGTCGCGTCATCACAGATGGAGAGCCTCAGGATGGTCAGGTAAAGATGGTAAAGGTGATAACTGACCAGATGCTCATGCAACTGGTCCTGAAGCCCGAAGCCTACGACGTTATCATCACCCAGAACCTCAACGGAGACTACATATCTGACCTTGCGTCCGCCCTTGTGGGAGGTCCGGGCTTTGTCCCCAGCGGAAACATAGGAGATGGATACGCCCTTTTTGAGAGCACCCACGGCACCGCCTACGACATAGCGGGTAAGGGGGTGGCAAACCCTCTATCCATTACGCTCTCCGGTGCCATGATGCTGGAATACCTTGGCTGGAAGGAAGCGGCGGAGCTGATATACGACGCGGTTCGCAGAGCAATAGGGGACAGGCTGGGAACGCCAGATATAGCAAACGGCTTCAGGAAGATGGGCATGGAGGCAAAAGAGCTTTCCACCATGAAGTTCGCAGAAGCTATAGCGGAAAGGATAGGACAGTGA
- a CDS encoding restriction endonuclease subunit S, with protein sequence MGFEFFEETRLRDTELGPLPEDWRVVRLGEVAEVSSGGSAPQGSVYYGGKNKFVRVSHIENTNFRIYSYDLITDEAVKLHNLKLFPKGTIVFPKSGASVYLEKRARLPFDAYLVSHLCAVNSLDERVAIQDYLFYVLVGAKLAAKKESGYPTLNLSEVRQFPLPLPPLEEQKAIAEVLRRVQESIEKT encoded by the coding sequence ATGGGCTTTGAGTTTTTTGAGGAAACGCGCTTAAGAGACACGGAGCTGGGTCCTCTGCCGGAGGATTGGAGGGTGGTAAGATTGGGGGAGGTGGCTGAGGTTTCCTCGGGAGGTTCAGCACCTCAAGGTTCAGTTTATTATGGGGGTAAAAACAAGTTCGTGAGAGTATCTCATATTGAAAATACAAATTTCAGAATTTACTCATATGACCTGATTACTGATGAAGCAGTAAAGCTCCATAACTTAAAACTTTTCCCAAAAGGAACTATTGTTTTCCCCAAGAGTGGAGCTTCTGTATATTTGGAGAAAAGGGCAAGACTTCCCTTTGATGCTTATTTAGTTAGTCACCTCTGTGCGGTCAATTCATTAGATGAAAGGGTAGCTATTCAGGATTATCTGTTTTATGTGCTGGTGGGTGCGAAGTTGGCAGCTAAAAAGGAAAGTGGATATCCAACACTAAATCTTTCAGAAGTAAGACAATTCCCCCTTCCCCTCCCCCCTCTTGAGGAGCAAAAAGCCATTGCGGAGGTGCTTCGGAGGGTGCAGGAATCCATAGAAAAAACCGA
- a CDS encoding class I SAM-dependent DNA methyltransferase produces the protein MDIKTLENWLWEAACVIRGEVDAPKYKDYILPLIFIKRLSDVFEDELEELAQTFGSKASAEEALKRGGLVRFYIPEEARWSNIRKQTTNLGEYLTNAVRAIARHNPELQGVVDIVDFNATTAGQRIVSDESLRGLVDILSKHRLGLRDVEPDILGRAYEYLLRKFAEGSGQSAGEFYTPKEVALMMARLMDPRPGEDIYDPCCGSGGLLINCQIVFEEKYGKDSKVAPLKFYGQEINHTTYAMAKMNIFIHDMEAEIALGNTMTDPAFIKDGIRFDVVLANPMWNQKFPQSVYEEDRYKRFNFGYPPESSADWGWVQHMYASLKEGGRMAVVLDTGAVSRGSGTEGRNRERDIRKEFVEKDLISAVVLLPENLFYNTTAPGIIMVIEKNKPAERRSKVLLIDISDFYQKGRPKNFLPDETIQKVHEIYTQWKEEKGISRIVSLEEIRLNDYNLSPSRYVSKNHAEEVLPLEEAIVELEEAEEERKEADRRLWEILVGLRLYKP, from the coding sequence ATGGATATAAAAACTCTTGAAAACTGGCTGTGGGAAGCTGCCTGCGTCATAAGAGGCGAAGTTGACGCACCAAAATACAAGGACTATATCCTTCCCCTTATATTCATAAAAAGGCTCTCTGATGTCTTTGAAGATGAGCTGGAGGAGCTCGCTCAGACCTTCGGCAGTAAAGCGTCCGCAGAAGAAGCCCTGAAGAGAGGAGGGCTTGTAAGGTTCTACATACCAGAAGAAGCCCGATGGAGCAACATAAGAAAACAGACCACAAACCTCGGTGAATACCTTACCAACGCAGTCAGGGCTATCGCAAGGCACAACCCGGAGCTTCAGGGCGTGGTGGACATAGTGGATTTTAATGCCACCACCGCAGGGCAGAGGATAGTGAGCGATGAAAGCCTCAGAGGGCTGGTGGACATACTTTCAAAGCACAGACTGGGGCTCAGAGACGTAGAGCCAGACATACTGGGAAGAGCCTACGAGTATCTGCTGAGAAAGTTCGCAGAGGGCTCTGGACAGTCTGCGGGAGAGTTCTACACTCCCAAGGAAGTTGCCCTCATGATGGCGCGCCTTATGGACCCCAGACCCGGGGAAGATATATACGACCCCTGCTGTGGCTCAGGAGGACTTCTCATAAACTGTCAGATTGTCTTTGAAGAGAAGTATGGCAAAGATAGTAAGGTTGCACCTCTGAAGTTCTACGGGCAGGAGATAAACCACACCACCTACGCCATGGCGAAGATGAACATCTTTATACACGACATGGAAGCAGAGATTGCTCTTGGCAACACCATGACAGACCCAGCCTTCATAAAGGACGGCATTCGTTTTGATGTGGTCCTTGCCAATCCCATGTGGAACCAGAAGTTTCCTCAGTCCGTATACGAAGAAGACAGATACAAGAGGTTTAACTTTGGTTATCCACCGGAGAGCTCTGCCGACTGGGGATGGGTTCAGCACATGTATGCAAGCCTGAAAGAAGGGGGAAGAATGGCGGTGGTTCTCGATACTGGAGCGGTTTCCCGCGGAAGTGGCACCGAAGGTAGAAACAGAGAAAGGGACATAAGGAAGGAGTTTGTAGAGAAAGACCTCATATCTGCGGTGGTCCTGCTTCCGGAAAACCTCTTTTACAACACCACAGCCCCAGGCATAATAATGGTCATAGAAAAAAACAAACCCGCAGAGAGAAGGTCAAAGGTGCTTCTCATAGACATATCAGACTTCTACCAGAAGGGGAGACCCAAGAATTTCCTACCAGATGAAACCATACAGAAGGTTCATGAGATATACACCCAGTGGAAAGAAGAGAAAGGCATAAGCAGGATAGTAAGCCTGGAAGAGATAAGGCTCAACGACTATAATCTGAGCCCTTCAAGGTATGTGTCAAAGAACCACGCCGAAGAGGTCCTGCCTCTGGAGGAGGCTATAGTGGAGCTGGAGGAGGCAGAGGAGGAAAGAAAGGAAGCAGACAGAAGGCTGTGGGAGATTCTGGTGGGCTTGAGGCTTTATAAACCGTGA
- a CDS encoding TonB-dependent receptor has protein sequence MRGKILLLLGISGLSYAQSLEVQEVSVTATRLERKTEDVPSSVKVVGEERIKETKMFNLQEALSGVPGVFIQSRNQGYDTRLILRGSGLQAPYGVRQIMILLNGIPITDPDSLTRLDFVDTQLVKSIEVNKGPNPLWGVNSAGGVISVQTISPFERKGGILKVGGGDFGTFYSHLNYTKSLENFYFTFSASRRQTDNSWRPWNKFWTNQITLQPAYMFSDGTTVESYLGYTRASLQLPGALVVDPVRRIDQWTTFKETGDVQQTADPWRHMGRYSEIWFFNTRLTKNIGSLELKPVFWLNHWTHYHPVTGRINDADTWIYGADLQGNYKNTFGVLIVGFTLRHDEQKTKYYRYADVQVAGNPPRIISTLSDRAGDLLERQNQKTTLYGFYLQQSFTFNKLILDVGARFDTVKFDIWGYKWGDYDFSTGNYRSCPSPSMENCFDYSREKTYNSVNPKVGLVYRLYEGVNLYATYARGAQTPTSSELSSNPALKMAKVENYEAGVKLRKGMLSMDTAFYFSPVKDEVVRYFEDGITKFINAGKTERKGFELDVNLSPLHGLSLGAGYSYQHYTFKRFYEPVRIGNQTVNLDRSGKRLPYIPEHYYSLYAMYKHPSGFKVRVQSDTWGSYYIDNANSEKYGGYSFITSLMLGYEKGRWDFALNADNLFDKRYAVEVTKDTSADPSTARKRYTPAPPRTFTVRVSYQF, from the coding sequence ATGAGGGGTAAGATTTTGCTACTTCTGGGGATTTCTGGTCTTTCTTACGCACAGAGCCTTGAGGTGCAAGAGGTAAGCGTAACCGCAACAAGGCTTGAGAGAAAAACCGAGGACGTTCCCTCAAGCGTCAAAGTGGTTGGAGAGGAGAGGATAAAGGAAACAAAGATGTTCAACCTTCAAGAAGCCCTGAGCGGAGTGCCTGGTGTGTTTATACAATCAAGAAATCAGGGCTATGACACAAGGCTTATACTGAGAGGCTCAGGTTTGCAAGCACCTTATGGGGTAAGACAGATAATGATACTTCTAAATGGCATTCCCATAACGGACCCAGATAGTCTTACAAGGCTTGACTTTGTGGACACACAGCTGGTGAAATCCATAGAAGTTAACAAAGGTCCTAACCCGCTCTGGGGGGTTAATTCTGCGGGTGGTGTTATAAGCGTTCAGACCATAAGTCCCTTTGAAAGGAAGGGAGGTATTTTAAAGGTCGGTGGTGGAGACTTTGGAACCTTCTATTCTCACTTAAACTACACCAAAAGCCTTGAAAATTTTTACTTTACCTTCTCCGCAAGTAGAAGGCAGACAGACAACAGCTGGAGACCCTGGAACAAGTTCTGGACGAATCAAATAACACTTCAGCCGGCTTACATGTTTTCTGACGGCACTACTGTAGAATCTTATCTGGGCTATACGAGGGCAAGCCTTCAGCTTCCCGGTGCCCTTGTAGTTGACCCTGTTAGAAGGATAGACCAGTGGACAACCTTTAAGGAAACAGGCGATGTTCAGCAGACTGCCGACCCATGGAGGCACATGGGAAGGTATTCGGAGATATGGTTTTTTAACACGAGGCTGACAAAAAACATAGGAAGCCTTGAGCTAAAGCCAGTTTTCTGGCTGAACCACTGGACCCACTATCACCCAGTAACTGGCAGAATAAACGATGCGGATACCTGGATATACGGAGCAGACCTTCAAGGCAACTATAAGAACACTTTTGGTGTCTTAATTGTTGGCTTTACCCTGAGGCATGATGAACAGAAAACAAAGTATTACAGATATGCAGATGTTCAGGTTGCAGGAAATCCTCCACGAATCATCTCAACCCTTTCAGACCGCGCTGGAGACCTTCTAGAAAGGCAAAATCAGAAGACCACTCTTTACGGCTTTTATCTTCAACAATCCTTTACCTTCAACAAACTTATCCTTGATGTTGGTGCAAGGTTTGACACTGTAAAATTTGACATATGGGGCTACAAGTGGGGAGATTATGACTTCTCTACTGGAAATTACAGAAGCTGTCCTAGTCCGTCTATGGAAAACTGCTTTGACTATTCAAGGGAAAAAACCTACAACTCTGTAAATCCGAAAGTAGGCCTTGTTTACAGGCTTTATGAAGGTGTTAATCTTTATGCCACCTACGCACGAGGAGCTCAGACCCCAACAAGCAGTGAGCTATCTTCAAACCCGGCTCTCAAGATGGCAAAGGTTGAAAACTACGAAGCAGGTGTGAAGCTGAGAAAAGGTATGCTCAGTATGGACACAGCCTTTTACTTCTCCCCTGTTAAGGATGAGGTCGTAAGGTATTTTGAGGATGGAATTACAAAGTTCATAAATGCTGGAAAGACAGAAAGGAAGGGCTTTGAGCTTGATGTTAACCTCTCGCCTTTACATGGGCTCAGCCTTGGGGCTGGCTACAGCTATCAGCATTATACCTTTAAAAGGTTTTACGAGCCTGTAAGAATTGGAAACCAGACTGTAAACCTTGACAGGAGCGGTAAAAGGCTACCTTACATCCCAGAGCACTATTACTCACTCTATGCCATGTATAAGCATCCTTCTGGCTTTAAGGTGAGAGTGCAGTCAGACACGTGGGGCAGTTACTACATAGACAACGCAAATTCGGAAAAATATGGAGGCTATAGCTTTATAACAAGCCTGATGCTTGGTTACGAGAAGGGCAGATGGGACTTTGCCCTCAACGCAGACAACCTCTTTGATAAAAGGTATGCGGTGGAGGTTACAAAGGACACTTCTGCAGACCCATCTACTGCAAGAAAGAGATACACCCCAGCACCACCAAGAACCTTTACCGTAAGGGTAAGCTATCAATTTTAG
- a CDS encoding biopolymer transporter ExbD encodes MEDKEFSSINVIPLVDIMLVLLTIVLITATFVVQGSIPVNLPKASQKHEETLSSLEIVLTKDGRLFFEGREVSLRELESILRSLDPSTRISISGDSQASLQSLVSLLDLLKKHNLERVSIRTEVVR; translated from the coding sequence ATGGAAGATAAGGAATTCAGCTCCATAAACGTCATACCTCTTGTGGACATTATGCTGGTCCTGCTTACCATTGTGCTTATCACCGCCACCTTTGTGGTGCAGGGTTCAATTCCCGTAAACCTCCCAAAGGCAAGTCAGAAGCATGAAGAGACGCTCAGTAGCCTTGAAATAGTTCTCACAAAGGATGGAAGGCTGTTCTTTGAAGGTAGAGAGGTGAGCCTTCGGGAGCTTGAGAGCATCCTCAGAAGCCTTGACCCCTCTACACGCATAAGCATATCAGGAGACAGTCAGGCAAGCCTCCAGAGCCTTGTAAGCCTTCTGGACCTTTTAAAGAAACACAACCTTGAAAGGGTCTCCATAAGGACGGAGGTAGTTAGATGA
- the exbB gene encoding TonB-system energizer ExbB, protein MEWLRLSVDYGVIGLLLLLSFISVGIALERLSFYRRVNLEDFKSRQELEMELTKGLFVIASTASNAPYIGLLGTVLGIMLTFYTIGQEGFVDTQKVMVGLALALKATAVGLLVAIPSSVLYNYLLRKVREKLALWEAKNGR, encoded by the coding sequence ATGGAATGGCTCAGGCTTTCTGTGGACTATGGAGTTATAGGGCTTTTGCTGCTTCTGAGCTTTATCTCTGTGGGTATAGCGCTTGAGAGGCTGAGCTTTTACAGAAGGGTTAATCTGGAGGACTTCAAAAGCCGGCAGGAGCTGGAAATGGAGCTCACAAAGGGTCTTTTTGTAATCGCCTCTACTGCCTCCAATGCACCCTACATAGGGCTTTTGGGGACAGTGCTTGGCATAATGCTCACCTTTTACACCATTGGTCAGGAAGGTTTTGTAGATACTCAGAAGGTGATGGTGGGGCTCGCTCTTGCACTGAAGGCTACTGCGGTGGGTCTTCTGGTCGCCATACCCTCGTCGGTGCTCTACAACTACCTTCTCAGGAAGGTGCGTGAAAAACTTGCCCTGTGGGAGGCAAAAAATGGAAGATAA
- the murD gene encoding UDP-N-acetylmuramoyl-L-alanine--D-glutamate ligase has protein sequence MKRALVWGLGVSGSSAVELLKAKGFEVYAGDDARGDNFREYLDLVDMVVLSPGIPPHHPLWKEAQKRDIELIGELELAWRFFGGRALAITGTDGKSTTTRLTYLMLKEVYANVEEGANAGKPLSRIVLENPSCLAVLEVSSFQGKTLRTFRPVGGAFLNFSEDHLDWHPSMEDYLWSKRNIFAGQREEDFLLLNALDRKVRETPSRARKFYLLEEGQDGFVKNGRAYFLGEELFEVEKLRIRGKHNWHNALFASAMARLMDVPVEVIREVLYTFSGLPYRMEYLGNFGGIDVYNDSKSTTVNALRSALESFEDGRVVLIAGGRDKGGDFESIRELVRRKTKACVLIGEARERIARAWAGCNIYLEDSLDSAVQRSFELAKPEGVILFSPACASFDMFRDYKDRGEKFRSLVEALFRVP, from the coding sequence ATGAAGAGAGCACTTGTGTGGGGTCTTGGTGTGAGCGGAAGTTCTGCGGTAGAGCTTCTGAAGGCAAAGGGCTTTGAGGTCTACGCAGGGGACGACGCACGCGGGGACAACTTCAGAGAATACCTTGACCTTGTAGACATGGTAGTCCTCTCTCCGGGTATCCCCCCGCACCATCCCCTCTGGAAAGAGGCGCAGAAAAGGGATATAGAGCTCATAGGGGAGCTTGAGCTGGCGTGGAGGTTCTTTGGGGGCAGAGCCCTTGCCATCACGGGCACGGACGGCAAGTCAACCACAACAAGGCTCACATACCTTATGCTAAAAGAGGTCTACGCCAACGTGGAAGAGGGTGCCAACGCAGGAAAGCCCCTATCACGAATAGTGCTCGAAAATCCCTCGTGCCTTGCGGTGCTTGAGGTCTCCTCTTTTCAGGGGAAAACTCTCAGGACCTTCAGACCCGTGGGTGGTGCCTTTCTTAACTTTTCTGAGGACCACCTTGACTGGCATCCCAGCATGGAGGATTACCTCTGGAGCAAGAGAAACATCTTTGCAGGGCAGAGAGAAGAAGACTTTCTGCTTCTTAATGCCCTTGACAGAAAGGTCAGGGAAACTCCCAGCAGGGCAAGGAAGTTTTACCTGCTTGAGGAGGGTCAGGACGGCTTTGTAAAAAATGGCAGAGCCTACTTCCTCGGAGAGGAACTCTTTGAGGTAGAAAAGCTCAGGATAAGGGGAAAACACAACTGGCACAACGCCCTCTTTGCCAGTGCCATGGCAAGGCTTATGGATGTGCCAGTGGAGGTCATAAGGGAGGTGTTATACACCTTCTCCGGACTTCCCTACAGGATGGAATACCTTGGAAACTTCGGGGGCATAGATGTATACAACGATTCAAAGTCCACCACCGTAAACGCCCTCAGGTCTGCCCTTGAGAGCTTTGAGGACGGCAGGGTTGTCCTCATAGCCGGTGGCAGGGACAAGGGAGGGGACTTTGAGAGCATAAGGGAACTGGTAAGGAGAAAAACAAAAGCCTGCGTGCTAATCGGTGAGGCAAGGGAAAGAATAGCAAGAGCGTGGGCAGGATGCAACATATATCTGGAAGACAGCCTGGATAGTGCAGTGCAGAGGAGCTTTGAGCTTGCAAAACCGGAGGGTGTCATACTCTTTTCCCCCGCCTGTGCGTCTTTTGATATGTTCAGGGACTACAAGGACAGGGGAGAGAAGTTCAGAAGTCTTGTAGAAGCCCTTTTCAGAGTTCCCTGA
- a CDS encoding ATP-binding protein: MWFINREEELKRLERGVLSGESFVLIAPRRYGKTTLIKRLMNQLNGQTINFYIDLMPYSDSPQSLMEHMLEQFLKELGVAEGIKRFVKGLSLKARAVFEEFGVELELISEKRDPLLELSKVLDIPQRIAQKKDRRVLVAYDEFGELYREKDRLVKLFRSVIQHHDRVSYIFAGSQESLMEKIFADRRGAFFRFGTMMELRALNLREVLEFAYIHIPMSSVAVSVIEALRGHPYYTSRFFQKLQVGLEPMIALEELLAEEKGYVELLVDKARTVKHGIDVLRAIALGVNPFESLKIKAQMVSKVIQKLRLMGLLRKIDRGRYEITDPLLEGYLSGELAF; encoded by the coding sequence GTGTGGTTTATAAACAGAGAGGAGGAGCTCAAAAGGCTGGAAAGGGGTGTTCTGAGTGGTGAGAGCTTTGTTCTGATTGCACCCAGAAGATACGGCAAGACCACCCTCATAAAGAGGCTGATGAATCAGCTGAATGGGCAGACAATAAACTTTTACATAGACCTCATGCCATACTCTGACAGTCCTCAGAGTTTGATGGAACACATGCTTGAGCAATTTCTGAAAGAGCTGGGAGTGGCGGAGGGCATCAAAAGGTTTGTAAAAGGTCTTTCACTGAAGGCAAGAGCCGTCTTTGAAGAGTTTGGCGTTGAGCTGGAACTGATCTCCGAAAAGAGAGACCCGCTACTGGAACTTTCAAAGGTGCTGGACATTCCCCAGAGAATAGCTCAGAAAAAGGACAGGAGAGTGCTGGTTGCTTACGACGAATTTGGAGAGTTATACAGAGAAAAAGACAGGCTTGTAAAACTTTTCAGAAGTGTGATTCAGCATCACGACAGAGTTTCTTATATTTTTGCAGGCTCTCAGGAGAGCCTCATGGAAAAGATATTCGCGGACAGAAGAGGCGCCTTTTTCCGCTTTGGGACAATGATGGAGCTCAGGGCTCTGAACCTTAGAGAAGTGCTTGAGTTTGCATACATACACATACCCATGAGCTCTGTAGCAGTAAGCGTCATAGAAGCACTGCGAGGTCACCCCTATTACACCTCAAGGTTTTTCCAGAAGCTACAGGTAGGACTTGAGCCAATGATTGCCCTTGAAGAACTTCTGGCAGAAGAAAAGGGCTATGTGGAGCTTCTTGTGGATAAGGCACGGACGGTTAAACATGGGATTGATGTCCTGCGGGCTATTGCGTTGGGGGTTAATCCTTTTGAGAGCCTGAAAATAAAGGCTCAGATGGTCAGCAAGGTCATACAGAAGCTGAGGCTGATGGGTCTTCTCAGAAAGATAGACAGAGGACGCTATGAGATAACAGACCCACTTCTTGAAGGCTACCTTTCTGGTGAGTTAGCTTTTTGA
- a CDS encoding 4Fe-4S binding protein, with translation MAVSRAHFITSRSKGDIFGIPVLSFLFKNRHMLLFYRSLTLFLLLYAIIYGFVNPTRENIFTTAVFWSLFWPFFMVITLPTLGNVFCMICPHGFLGKYITKIGLRLRPPKWLANPYIGLIGSNIVAYWFVVYTFPQVLRYPFTTAMFFFIFTLLSLLVFFLFRGMAYCKYLCPIGSVNTAFARVGSLWLSTYQEECKTCKKPECALSCPYELNPSKFDHRNSMANCTLCMECAQACDAVRLEARRLGSSLYREIRTPKEWEVWVYILLVGVITFTMRFHHGLSRSGIGESMPWVITGKYLQNLFGLPKWVDVSGLLAMLLGVFTALLLSLGSFWLISRLYGVEYKKVFLVLGYAFAPLMIVGGLSHVLEFFFVEYYHNIVNGFSQAFALGLSVEPLAERGEKWLMAFRIFPFIAGFWSLHIMWKKLRFLGLGRAGMAHLIASALPIFYLLLSALQIWVMLNFPPVHHRH, from the coding sequence ATGGCTGTAAGCAGGGCTCACTTCATAACAAGCAGGAGCAAAGGGGACATATTTGGTATACCTGTTCTTTCTTTTCTTTTCAAAAACAGGCATATGCTCCTGTTCTACAGAAGCCTTACACTGTTTTTACTACTTTATGCCATAATTTACGGCTTTGTGAACCCAACAAGGGAGAACATATTCACAACCGCGGTTTTCTGGAGCCTTTTCTGGCCCTTCTTTATGGTGATAACCCTTCCAACTCTTGGAAATGTTTTTTGTATGATATGTCCTCACGGGTTTTTAGGAAAATACATAACTAAGATAGGTCTCAGACTTAGACCTCCAAAATGGCTTGCAAACCCATACATAGGGCTTATCGGTTCTAACATAGTTGCCTACTGGTTTGTTGTCTATACCTTCCCACAGGTTTTGAGGTATCCATTTACAACAGCTATGTTTTTCTTCATATTTACGCTTTTGTCCCTTCTTGTGTTCTTTCTCTTCAGAGGCATGGCTTACTGTAAATATTTGTGTCCCATAGGGTCTGTAAACACTGCCTTTGCAAGGGTTGGAAGCCTTTGGCTATCTACCTATCAGGAGGAGTGCAAAACCTGTAAAAAACCAGAATGTGCCCTTTCCTGTCCTTACGAGCTTAACCCCTCAAAGTTTGACCACAGAAACTCAATGGCAAACTGCACTCTTTGCATGGAGTGTGCTCAGGCATGCGATGCGGTAAGGCTTGAGGCAAGAAGGCTGGGTAGCTCCCTCTACAGAGAGATAAGAACACCAAAAGAATGGGAAGTCTGGGTATATATACTACTTGTTGGTGTAATAACCTTTACTATGCGTTTCCATCACGGGCTTTCAAGAAGTGGAATAGGTGAGTCCATGCCATGGGTTATAACGGGCAAATATCTTCAGAACCTTTTTGGACTTCCAAAGTGGGTTGATGTTAGCGGTCTTCTTGCCATGCTTCTTGGTGTTTTTACAGCCCTGCTCCTCTCTCTTGGTAGCTTCTGGCTAATATCAAGGCTTTACGGAGTTGAGTATAAAAAGGTCTTTCTTGTCCTTGGATACGCCTTTGCTCCTCTCATGATAGTGGGTGGTCTTTCCCATGTGCTTGAGTTCTTCTTTGTTGAGTACTATCACAACATAGTGAACGGCTTTTCTCAAGCCTTTGCTCTTGGCTTGAGCGTTGAACCCCTTGCAGAGAGAGGGGAGAAGTGGCTTATGGCTTTCAGGATATTCCCTTTTATAGCGGGTTTCTGGAGCCTTCATATTATGTGGAAGAAGCTCAGATTTCTTGGACTGGGTAGAGCAGGCATGGCTCACCTTATTGCCTCAGCCTTACCCATCTTCTACCTTCTCCTTTCTGCATTGCAGATATGGGTGATGTTAAATTTTCCGCCAGTTCACCACAGACATTAA